In the genome of Desulfovibrio desulfuricans, one region contains:
- a CDS encoding undecaprenyl-diphosphate phosphatase has protein sequence MDNLFTALILSIVEGLTEFLPVSSSGHLILVGDLLNFSGERAATFEVVIQLGAILAVVVLYWKRFWGLVRPEPYVRFAGARGIMLLILTSLPASVLGLLLHSTIKTYLFRPVTVLGALVVGAVVMIFVERRKFKPSYITLDDMTPRLALGIGCFQCLALWPGFSRSASTIMGAMLLGSKRSLAAEYSFIAAVPIMIAATGYDMLKSWHLFSAADIPFFAVGMIGSFLAALLAVKVFIALMGRLTLVPFAIYRLLIAPFIYYFMVN, from the coding sequence ATGGACAACTTGTTTACAGCGCTGATTCTCAGCATCGTTGAAGGATTAACGGAATTTCTGCCCGTTTCCTCCTCCGGCCACCTGATTCTGGTCGGCGATCTGCTCAATTTTTCCGGTGAAAGAGCCGCCACGTTTGAAGTGGTCATTCAGCTCGGCGCCATCCTGGCTGTTGTAGTACTGTACTGGAAGCGCTTTTGGGGTCTGGTGCGGCCCGAGCCCTACGTGCGTTTTGCGGGCGCGCGGGGCATAATGCTGCTCATCCTCACGTCGCTGCCCGCCAGCGTGCTGGGGCTGTTGCTGCATTCGACCATCAAGACCTACCTGTTCCGCCCGGTAACGGTGCTGGGCGCTCTGGTGGTGGGCGCGGTGGTGATGATTTTTGTGGAGCGCCGCAAATTCAAGCCTTCGTACATTACGCTTGACGATATGACCCCCAGGCTGGCCCTGGGTATCGGCTGCTTTCAGTGCCTTGCGCTGTGGCCCGGTTTTTCGCGTTCCGCCTCGACAATCATGGGCGCCATGCTTTTGGGATCCAAGCGCTCGCTGGCGGCGGAATATTCGTTTATCGCCGCCGTGCCCATCATGATTGCCGCCACAGGCTACGACATGCTGAAGAGCTGGCATCTGTTCAGCGCCGCCGATATTCCCTTTTTTGCAGTGGGCATGATTGGCTCTTTTCTGGCGGCGCTGCTGGCGGTCAAGGTGTTCATAGCCCTGATGGGGCGTCTTACGCTGGTGCCCTTTGCCATCTACCGGCTGCTGATTGCCCCGTTCATCTACTATTTTATGGTGAACTAA
- the metG gene encoding methionine--tRNA ligase — MNSFFITTPIYYVNAKPHLGHAYTTVVADTMARYHKLIGEETMFLTGTDEHGDKIVQAAEKEGKTPKEFVDAISARFRALWPQLDVDNDRFVRTTDPQHIKAVQSFLQKVYDAGDIYFGEFGGHYCYGCERFYTEKELENGLCPQHLTKPEFISEKNYFFRMSKYLPWLKEHIEANPSFIRPERYRSEVLAMLESGALEDLCISRPKSRLTWGIELPFDKDYVCYVWFDALLNYISALNWPDGGDFKKFWPGEHLVAKDILKPHAVFWSTMLKSAGLPLYEHLNVHGYWLVRDTKMSKSLGNVVEPSDMAQRFGPDAFRYFLLREMHFGSDASFSEEALVGRINADLANDLGNLFSRVLSMTAKYFGSRVPMPKPLQDDDKAIAELCANSMRNFVQLFGNVQFAQGLESLWELVRALNKYVDTQAPWTLYKQGNMERLATVMYVMLAAMRKTALCLWPVMPVASGKMLTQLGQQVHETMPPVPNIEDEIAHFEGLEPGTQVAEGSNLFPRIEVKKEGAQEVKGQTKEQKAQKKNQDKAQDSAQCKAQEKSAPSETASVVAADGQAASIVKPNVEFEQFKALDLRVGTVKTAEKHPNADRILRLEIDFGEGEPRQILSGLAEHYAPEDIVGKKVCAVLNLAPRKIRGLVSHGMVLTAGTDNALGLLAVDRDVPDGSEIA, encoded by the coding sequence GTGAACAGCTTCTTTATCACAACGCCCATTTACTACGTTAATGCCAAGCCCCATCTGGGGCATGCCTACACCACAGTGGTTGCCGACACCATGGCCCGCTATCACAAGCTGATAGGTGAAGAAACCATGTTTCTCACCGGCACGGACGAACACGGCGACAAGATCGTTCAGGCTGCGGAAAAAGAAGGCAAGACCCCCAAGGAATTTGTGGACGCCATCAGCGCCCGGTTCCGCGCCCTGTGGCCCCAGCTTGATGTGGACAACGACCGCTTTGTGCGCACCACCGACCCGCAGCACATCAAGGCCGTGCAAAGCTTTTTGCAAAAGGTCTATGACGCTGGCGACATCTACTTTGGCGAGTTTGGCGGGCATTACTGCTACGGCTGCGAGCGCTTTTACACCGAAAAAGAGCTGGAAAACGGCCTTTGCCCCCAGCACCTGACCAAGCCGGAATTTATCAGCGAAAAAAACTACTTTTTTCGCATGTCCAAGTACCTGCCCTGGCTCAAGGAGCATATCGAGGCCAACCCGTCGTTTATCCGGCCCGAGCGCTACCGCAGCGAAGTGCTGGCCATGCTCGAATCGGGCGCGCTGGAGGATCTGTGCATCTCGCGGCCCAAGTCGCGTCTGACCTGGGGCATCGAACTGCCCTTTGACAAGGATTACGTGTGCTATGTGTGGTTTGACGCGCTGCTCAACTATATAAGCGCGCTGAACTGGCCTGACGGAGGCGACTTTAAAAAATTCTGGCCGGGCGAGCACCTCGTGGCCAAGGACATCCTCAAACCCCACGCCGTTTTTTGGTCCACCATGCTCAAATCAGCGGGGCTTCCCCTGTACGAGCACCTGAACGTGCATGGCTACTGGCTTGTGCGCGACACCAAGATGTCAAAATCATTGGGCAATGTTGTTGAGCCCAGTGACATGGCCCAGCGCTTTGGGCCGGACGCCTTCCGCTATTTTTTGCTGCGCGAGATGCACTTTGGCTCTGACGCGAGCTTTAGCGAAGAGGCCCTTGTGGGTCGCATCAATGCCGACCTTGCCAATGACCTTGGCAACCTGTTTAGCCGCGTGCTTTCCATGACAGCAAAGTATTTTGGCAGCCGCGTGCCCATGCCCAAGCCGCTGCAGGACGACGACAAGGCCATTGCCGAGCTGTGCGCCAACTCCATGCGCAATTTTGTGCAGCTTTTTGGCAACGTACAGTTTGCCCAGGGGCTGGAATCACTGTGGGAGCTGGTACGCGCCCTGAACAAGTACGTCGACACCCAGGCACCCTGGACGCTGTACAAGCAGGGCAACATGGAGCGCCTCGCAACCGTCATGTACGTCATGCTTGCCGCCATGCGCAAAACCGCGCTGTGCCTCTGGCCCGTGATGCCTGTTGCCTCGGGCAAGATGCTGACCCAGCTTGGCCAGCAGGTGCACGAAACCATGCCGCCCGTGCCGAATATTGAAGATGAAATAGCCCACTTTGAAGGTCTTGAACCCGGCACGCAGGTGGCCGAAGGCTCCAACCTGTTTCCGCGCATTGAAGTAAAAAAAGAAGGCGCGCAGGAGGTCAAGGGCCAGACCAAGGAACAAAAGGCGCAAAAGAAAAATCAGGACAAAGCCCAGGACAGCGCTCAGTGCAAGGCGCAGGAAAAATCAGCGCCCAGCGAAACCGCTAGCGTCGTTGCCGCAGATGGACAGGCGGCATCCATTGTCAAACCCAATGTGGAATTTGAGCAGTTCAAAGCCCTTGATCTGCGGGTTGGCACGGTAAAGACGGCGGAAAAGCACCCCAATGCAGACCGCATCCTGCGGCTGGAAATTGATTTTGGCGAAGGCGAGCCTCGCCAGATACTTTCCGGCCTGGCGGAGCATTACGCGCCTGAAGATATTGTGGGCAAAAAGGTATGCGCTGTGCTCAACCTTGCGCCGCGCAAAATTCGCGGTCTGGTCTCGCACGGCATGGTGCTTACAGCGGGTACGGACAACGCACTTGGCCTGCTGGCAGTAGACCGCGATGTGCCTGACGGCAGCGAAATAGCATAA
- a CDS encoding PSP1 domain-containing protein, whose amino-acid sequence MPIYGLRFRTLGQTSYYSGLPGFKRGDHVLIEAEPGQTLAEIVSGPAEELPGQMGQDLPAILRHASSEDIHRGEANEQLARDAQEFCRQCIRDRDLDMKLVDVEVFFDRSKLIFYFTAPSRIDFRDLVKDLVREYRARIELRQIGVRHETQMVGAVGNCGMVCCCRRYLRKFAPVTIRMAKEQNLFLNPAKISGICGRLLCCLSYEQDNYDHFHRMCPRLGKKYQTDKGPIKVLRANMFRNSLSVLTENNEELELSLDEWQALSPHRPEAPQSVQQKQPPKGPVNDSLLVVSATPDTLDSLDFMDEFRQDEHEAQAEAPASADAGERGEAQAEPGKSRRKRRRKPSQRPDNE is encoded by the coding sequence ATGCCCATATATGGCCTTCGTTTCAGAACGCTTGGACAGACAAGCTATTATTCCGGCCTTCCCGGTTTCAAACGGGGAGATCATGTTCTTATTGAGGCCGAACCGGGCCAGACCCTGGCCGAGATAGTTTCTGGCCCGGCAGAAGAACTGCCCGGACAGATGGGGCAGGATCTGCCCGCCATTCTGCGCCACGCAAGCTCCGAGGACATCCACCGGGGTGAAGCCAACGAACAGCTGGCGCGCGATGCGCAGGAGTTTTGCCGCCAGTGCATCCGCGACCGCGACCTTGATATGAAGCTTGTGGACGTGGAAGTCTTTTTTGACCGCAGCAAGCTCATCTTTTATTTTACCGCCCCCTCGCGCATTGATTTTCGCGATCTGGTCAAAGACCTCGTGCGCGAATACCGCGCGCGCATCGAACTGCGCCAGATCGGCGTGCGCCACGAAACGCAGATGGTGGGCGCTGTGGGCAACTGCGGCATGGTCTGCTGCTGCAGGCGGTACCTGCGCAAGTTTGCGCCCGTTACCATCCGCATGGCCAAAGAGCAGAACCTCTTTTTGAACCCCGCCAAGATATCGGGCATCTGCGGCCGTCTGCTTTGCTGCCTCTCGTACGAGCAGGACAACTACGACCATTTTCACCGCATGTGCCCGCGTCTGGGCAAAAAATACCAGACGGACAAGGGCCCCATAAAGGTTTTGCGGGCCAACATGTTTCGCAATTCCCTTTCTGTGCTGACCGAAAACAACGAGGAACTCGAACTGAGCCTCGACGAATGGCAGGCGCTCTCGCCGCACCGGCCTGAAGCGCCTCAGAGCGTGCAGCAAAAACAGCCGCCCAAAGGGCCGGTCAACGACAGCCTGCTGGTGGTTTCCGCTACGCCGGACACCCTTGATTCTCTTGATTTTATGGATGAATTCCGTCAGGACGAGCACGAGGCCCAGGCAGAGGCCCCCGCGTCGGCCGATGCGGGCGAGAGGGGGGAGGCGCAGGCCGAGCCGGGCAAAAGCCGTCGTAAACGCCGCCGCAAGCCGTCGCAGCGCCCTGACAACGAATAG
- a CDS encoding HD domain-containing protein produces the protein MIQRQTAINLLAEHNTPPSLMQHALASEAILSALANRFGENVEVWGLTGLLHDLDYPATAETPSRHGLDTAEMLAGQLPDEALAAIRAHNAEMNGANGPATRFDYALRCGETVTGLISAAALMRPTGMEGMEVKSIKKKMKDKAFAASVCRDNIRQCAEAGLELDDFLALAIEAMRSHSAELGLNK, from the coding sequence ATGATACAACGTCAAACGGCCATTAATCTGTTGGCCGAGCATAATACGCCGCCTTCGCTGATGCAGCATGCCCTGGCCTCCGAGGCCATATTGAGCGCCCTTGCCAACCGCTTTGGCGAGAATGTGGAAGTGTGGGGCCTCACAGGCCTGCTGCACGACCTCGACTACCCCGCTACGGCGGAAACCCCTTCCCGGCACGGCCTCGATACGGCCGAGATGCTGGCTGGCCAGCTGCCGGACGAGGCCCTTGCAGCCATACGCGCCCATAATGCGGAAATGAACGGCGCAAATGGCCCGGCCACCCGCTTTGATTACGCCCTGCGCTGCGGCGAAACTGTCACCGGGCTTATCTCTGCCGCCGCGCTCATGCGCCCCACCGGCATGGAAGGCATGGAAGTAAAAAGCATAAAGAAAAAGATGAAGGACAAGGCCTTTGCCGCCAGCGTATGCCGCGACAATATTCGCCAGTGCGCCGAGGCCGGGCTTGAACTTGACGACTTTTTGGCCCTGGCTATCGAGGCCATGCGCAGCCATTCCGCCGAACTCGGTTTAAACAAATAA
- a CDS encoding ATP-dependent 6-phosphofructokinase: MQDCSLQTEIRTLGPCKLDSVLPYRTWADNKTVQIVVDEELSDEVGAPVSVCLEAAGPRKKLYFDTTRAKCAIVTCGGLCPGINDVIRAIVMEAFHAYNVPSILGIPYGLEGFIPKYGHVPFELTPSSVADIHRFGGTMLGSSRGPQSAEEIVDTLERSNVNALFVIGGDGTMKAALTISGEVQARGLKIAIIGIPKTIDNDINFIPQSFGFETAAFKATEAIECAHTEACGVPNGIGLVKLMGRESGFIAARAALALKEVNFVLIPEAPFALEGEGGLLPALEDRLRSRGHAVIVAAEGAGQHLMESHADKDASGNPVLGDVSDLLRKNISSYLGKRGIDHSIKYIDPSYIIRSIPANANDKVYCGFLGQYAVHAAMAGRTDMVVGKIQDRYVHLPLELVTRKRRKLNIYSDLWRAVLESTGQGMLQGMLPPE; this comes from the coding sequence ATGCAAGATTGTTCGCTGCAAACGGAAATCCGCACGCTTGGCCCCTGCAAGCTTGATTCTGTACTGCCCTACCGTACCTGGGCGGACAACAAGACCGTGCAGATTGTAGTTGATGAAGAACTGTCCGACGAAGTTGGCGCACCCGTCAGTGTATGCCTTGAGGCGGCGGGCCCGCGCAAAAAGCTTTATTTCGACACCACGCGCGCCAAGTGCGCCATCGTGACCTGCGGCGGCCTGTGCCCCGGCATCAACGACGTCATACGCGCCATAGTGATGGAGGCCTTTCATGCCTACAATGTGCCTTCCATTCTGGGCATCCCCTACGGGCTTGAGGGGTTTATTCCCAAATACGGGCATGTCCCCTTTGAACTGACGCCCTCAAGCGTGGCCGATATTCACCGTTTTGGCGGCACCATGCTTGGCTCGTCGCGCGGGCCTCAGTCTGCCGAAGAAATTGTCGACACCCTTGAGCGCAGCAACGTCAACGCGCTTTTTGTCATTGGCGGCGACGGCACCATGAAGGCGGCCCTGACCATCAGCGGCGAGGTGCAGGCGCGCGGGCTCAAGATTGCCATTATCGGCATACCCAAAACCATTGATAACGACATCAACTTTATCCCCCAGTCTTTTGGTTTTGAAACAGCCGCATTCAAGGCTACGGAAGCCATAGAATGCGCCCATACAGAGGCCTGCGGCGTGCCCAACGGCATCGGTCTGGTCAAGCTGATGGGGCGCGAGTCGGGCTTTATTGCCGCGCGGGCCGCGCTGGCCCTTAAAGAAGTAAACTTTGTGCTTATCCCGGAGGCCCCCTTTGCCCTGGAGGGCGAGGGCGGCCTGCTGCCAGCGCTGGAGGACAGGCTGCGCTCGCGCGGTCATGCCGTCATTGTCGCCGCCGAGGGCGCAGGCCAGCACCTTATGGAAAGCCATGCGGACAAAGACGCGTCCGGCAACCCGGTGCTCGGCGACGTATCCGACCTGCTGCGCAAAAACATCAGCTCGTACCTTGGCAAGCGGGGTATTGATCACTCCATAAAGTACATTGACCCGAGTTACATCATCCGCTCCATCCCGGCCAACGCCAACGACAAGGTCTACTGCGGATTTTTGGGCCAGTACGCCGTGCACGCCGCCATGGCCGGCCGCACCGACATGGTTGTGGGCAAAATTCAGGATCGCTACGTACACCTGCCGCTGGAGCTTGTGACCCGCAAGCGCCGCAAGCTCAACATCTATTCCGACCTGTGGCGGGCCGTGCTTGAGTCTACCGGTCAGGGGATGCTGCAGGGCATGCTGCCCCCGGAATAA
- a CDS encoding UvrD-helicase domain-containing protein encodes MKHLRQVKASAGSGKTYELTRCFLQRLVQSGPPLSAAASSACVLSPGGGCGWGDILAITFTNAAAAEMRDRVIRQLKSTALGHPMGGLPLSPDQAARWVDVIMRDMGALNIRTIDSLLHLIVRAAALELDLHPDFQPVFATDEVLTPYLDVLLERAWQGDETMRSLLRAVYRAMAWRENSTGFLAGEKLLNQLRGLLDDVLLGRFDDVSPPDALRKRLDEVEGRAVSHAKAFYALAVASGLNFNKNGLAAVEAIAAGLCKESKLLSKDSASDLFLKKPVVSDEVQKAYEAFSHAACSLVETAPLLRQALGLGPLLLLAQTLVQAFVHNQQQEGSLPGLLIPHMARQVLESEHGVPEALCRMGSRLTHFLVDEFQDTSREQWQALRPLVQEALSRGGSLTWVGDVKQSIYGWRGGEPELFDGVFDDGGLTALAPDGQRDNLPYNWRSRREIVLHNNSIFGPLARPDTAARVMAALLPGSTPPDICAQAAQGLVRAFAGTEQQCPDNAHEGGLVHVETILSVDADALGEDVLDRLCALLHDDIEPCHPWADVLVLVRSNDKATLVADRLIRENIPVITENSLRLAAHPLVLQTVALLSFLDNPEDDIAFMSLVCGSIFCQHPEAAALDEEDIAGWCATSGRGPLFQRFKKRWPEIWQRLLAPFHGQSGLMTPYDMTLEWYARLDVESRFPEAETFLRRFMEVLYSAEEKGLATLPTFLEHWRAKSGEEKVPMPETMDAVRVMTIHKSKGLEAPVVVVPWTDLRARMGQSTVMVEREGLRMAVGNKKHLGAPYHEEMARQCRENVHLLYVAFTRARDALYVLRTSTIGGRGSTSDALELLMAEAGYTAPYTVGDAPAPHDASPATPDPALRAFAAAAQPVSQGQTGTAQEAVTAAAAIADEAAGFFDPAWRPMQWLPRLKIFRNPLAGFSFRADDRGSFLHLCLEHLHITGDPQADALAALNFGLGHFSLPVPDDAALRDNAAAALQWFASQPQAARWLHTGWPEHSLMDAEGQLLRVDLLVHEPWGPLVLDYKSGQPEAGHVEQLQNYLSCLEAGGCCTQGSARGLLVYLDLRRFQLVDAQKVSALAERCSDLLPAMETLA; translated from the coding sequence ATGAAGCACCTCAGACAGGTAAAGGCCTCTGCCGGGTCAGGCAAGACCTACGAACTGACGCGCTGTTTTTTGCAAAGGCTCGTGCAGAGCGGCCCGCCCCTCAGCGCGGCGGCATCCTCGGCCTGCGTGCTTTCGCCGGGGGGCGGCTGCGGCTGGGGCGATATACTGGCCATCACGTTTACCAATGCGGCAGCGGCAGAAATGCGCGACCGCGTTATACGCCAGCTCAAAAGCACGGCTCTGGGACATCCCATGGGCGGGCTGCCGCTTTCGCCAGATCAGGCCGCCCGCTGGGTGGATGTGATCATGCGCGACATGGGCGCTCTGAACATCCGCACCATCGACAGCCTGCTGCACCTCATTGTGCGGGCCGCAGCCCTTGAGCTTGATCTGCACCCCGACTTTCAGCCGGTCTTTGCCACCGACGAAGTACTGACCCCCTACCTTGACGTGCTGCTTGAACGCGCATGGCAGGGCGACGAAACCATGCGTTCGCTGCTGCGCGCGGTGTACCGGGCCATGGCCTGGCGCGAGAACAGCACGGGCTTTCTTGCGGGCGAAAAGCTGCTCAACCAGCTGCGCGGCCTGCTGGACGACGTGCTGCTTGGACGCTTTGACGATGTTTCACCCCCCGACGCCCTGCGCAAAAGGCTTGATGAGGTGGAGGGCCGGGCCGTCAGCCATGCCAAGGCCTTCTACGCCCTTGCGGTCGCCAGCGGATTGAATTTTAACAAAAATGGCCTTGCCGCCGTGGAGGCCATTGCCGCCGGTTTGTGCAAGGAATCCAAACTCCTGAGCAAGGACAGCGCGTCCGACCTGTTTTTAAAAAAGCCCGTGGTCAGCGACGAGGTGCAAAAAGCCTACGAGGCTTTTTCGCACGCGGCCTGCTCGCTGGTTGAGACCGCACCGCTGCTGCGTCAGGCGCTGGGGCTTGGCCCGTTACTGCTGCTGGCCCAGACGCTGGTTCAGGCCTTTGTGCACAACCAGCAGCAGGAGGGCAGCCTGCCGGGCCTGTTGATTCCGCATATGGCGCGGCAGGTGCTTGAGAGCGAGCACGGCGTGCCGGAAGCCCTGTGCCGCATGGGGTCGCGGCTGACGCATTTTCTGGTGGATGAGTTTCAGGACACCAGCCGCGAGCAGTGGCAGGCCCTGCGCCCACTGGTGCAAGAAGCCCTCTCGCGCGGCGGCTCGCTCACCTGGGTGGGCGACGTCAAGCAGTCCATCTACGGCTGGCGTGGCGGCGAGCCGGAGCTTTTTGACGGCGTTTTTGACGACGGCGGGCTTACGGCCCTTGCGCCCGACGGCCAGCGCGACAATCTGCCCTACAACTGGCGCAGCCGCCGCGAAATTGTGCTCCACAACAACAGTATTTTTGGCCCGCTGGCCCGGCCCGACACCGCCGCCAGAGTCATGGCCGCCCTTTTGCCCGGCTCTACCCCGCCAGATATCTGCGCGCAGGCAGCGCAAGGCCTGGTGCGGGCCTTTGCGGGCACGGAACAGCAGTGCCCCGACAACGCCCACGAGGGCGGGCTTGTGCATGTGGAGACCATCCTTTCCGTTGACGCCGACGCCCTGGGCGAGGACGTGCTTGACCGCCTGTGCGCCCTGCTGCACGACGATATAGAGCCGTGCCATCCATGGGCCGATGTGCTCGTACTTGTGCGCAGCAACGACAAGGCCACGCTTGTGGCCGACCGGCTCATACGCGAAAATATCCCCGTGATTACAGAAAACAGCCTGCGGCTGGCCGCTCACCCTCTGGTGTTGCAGACCGTGGCCCTGCTGTCTTTTCTTGATAACCCTGAAGACGACATCGCCTTTATGAGCCTTGTGTGCGGCAGCATCTTTTGCCAGCATCCGGAGGCGGCCGCGCTGGACGAGGAAGACATTGCGGGCTGGTGCGCAACGTCGGGGCGCGGCCCGCTGTTTCAGCGGTTCAAAAAGCGCTGGCCCGAAATATGGCAGCGGTTGCTTGCGCCCTTCCACGGCCAGTCCGGCCTGATGACGCCCTACGACATGACGCTTGAGTGGTATGCCAGGCTCGATGTTGAAAGCCGCTTCCCCGAGGCGGAGACTTTTTTGCGGCGCTTTATGGAAGTGCTGTACAGCGCGGAGGAAAAAGGCCTCGCCACCCTGCCCACGTTTCTTGAGCACTGGCGGGCCAAAAGCGGCGAAGAAAAAGTGCCCATGCCGGAAACCATGGACGCAGTGCGCGTTATGACCATCCACAAATCCAAGGGGCTTGAGGCCCCCGTGGTCGTTGTGCCCTGGACGGACCTGCGCGCCCGCATGGGGCAGTCCACCGTAATGGTTGAGCGCGAGGGCCTGCGCATGGCTGTGGGCAACAAAAAACACCTTGGCGCGCCCTATCATGAAGAAATGGCCCGTCAGTGCCGCGAAAACGTCCACCTGCTCTATGTGGCCTTTACCCGTGCACGGGATGCGCTCTATGTGCTGCGCACAAGCACCATCGGCGGGCGTGGCTCCACCAGCGACGCCCTTGAGCTGCTGATGGCCGAGGCCGGGTACACGGCTCCCTACACTGTGGGCGATGCCCCGGCGCCGCATGACGCGTCCCCGGCGACTCCCGACCCCGCACTGCGGGCTTTTGCCGCAGCCGCTCAGCCCGTGTCGCAGGGGCAGACTGGCACGGCGCAAGAGGCAGTTACTGCGGCTGCTGCCATTGCCGACGAAGCTGCGGGCTTTTTTGACCCGGCCTGGCGGCCCATGCAGTGGCTGCCGCGCCTCAAGATTTTTCGTAATCCTCTGGCTGGGTTCAGCTTCAGGGCTGACGACCGGGGCAGCTTTTTGCACCTGTGTCTTGAGCACCTGCACATTACGGGCGACCCGCAGGCTGACGCCCTTGCGGCGCTTAATTTCGGTCTGGGGCATTTTTCGCTGCCTGTGCCGGATGACGCCGCCCTGCGCGACAATGCTGCTGCGGCCCTGCAATGGTTTGCCTCGCAGCCGCAGGCCGCGCGCTGGCTGCATACCGGCTGGCCCGAGCATTCGCTTATGGATGCCGAGGGGCAGCTGCTGCGGGTGGATTTGCTGGTGCACGAACCGTGGGGTCCGCTGGTGCTCGATTACAAAAGCGGCCAGCCCGAGGCCGGGCATGTGGAACAGCTGCAAAACTACCTTTCCTGCCTTGAGGCGGGAGGCTGCTGCACGCAGGGCAGCGCGCGCGGTCTGCTGGTATACCTTGATTTACGGCGGTTTCAGCTGGTGGACGCGCAGAAAGTCTCGGCCCTGGCCGAGCGCTGCAGCGACCTTTTGCCCGCCATGGAGACTCTGGCATGA